The DNA window GAATGATAGCCAAAACCTTCTCTTCCAAAGGCGCATTAGGCAAAGCCATCCCTGGATTTCAGGCTCGTCAGCCGCAAATTGACATGGCTGAAGCGGTCAGTCAGGCGATACAAGACAAGTCTCAACTGGTGGTGGAGGCGGGCACCGGAAACCGGAAAAACGTTCGCCTATCTTGTACCTGCATTATTGAGCGGCAAGAAAACCATTATCAGTACTGGATCGAAAAACTTGCAAGAGCAGCTTTTTCACCGCGATCTGCCGTTGATGATCGATGCGTTGGGTTTTTATGGTCAGGTTGCGCTGCTGAAAGGACGCTCGAATTATCTCTGCTTGGACAGACTTAGCCGACAAATGGTGGAAGTGCATCATCATGAGGCCGATTCAACTCAATTGAGCCAACTAGTCAAAGTACGCAGTTGGTCGTCGGAAACCAAAACGGGCGATCTGGGGGATTGTGATGATTTGCCAGAAGATAGCCCGCTGATTGCGACCATCACCTCAACCAATGACAATTGTCTGGGTAAAGATTGTCCGAGCTATCAAGATTGCTTTGTTCTTAAAGCGCGCAAAAAAGCGCTGGATGCGGACGTGGTGGTGGTTAATCACCACCTATTTTTTGCCGATTTGGCGATCAAAGAGACAGGATTTGGCGAGCTTATCCCAGAGGCGGATGTGTTTATTTTCGATGAAGCTCATCAGTTGCCAGACATTGCCAGCGAATATTTTGGACAGTCACTCTCAAGCCGACAGATCCAAGATCTCGCCAAAGACATCGAGATTGCTTATCGCACGGAAGTGAAAGATATGCGTCAGTTGCAAAAGGTGGGCGAAAAGCTGGTGCAAACCTCCATGGATATGCGCATTGTGCTGGGAGAGTCCGGTTTTCGTGGTAACTGGCGTGATGCGTTGCAATCACCATCAATAAAGCGTGAAGTCGAGCGTTTGGTCGATGCATTAGAACTTACCATTGATGTGCTTAAATTAGCACTTGGTCGCTGCCAGTTGCTTGATGTGGCGTTTGAGCGGGCAAATTTGATCAAAGCGCGCTTAGAGCGGGTCTGTGACATCAGCGTAACGGGATATTCTTATTGGTTTGATACCTCCCCTCGTCATTTCACCCTGCACATTACGCCGCTGTCGGTGGCTGATAAGTTCCATGAGCAGATTGAGATGAAACAGGGCGCGTGGATTTTTACCTCCGCGACTTTGGCGGTCAATAGCGATTTCGGCCATTTCACCGCAAGATTGGGGCTAAAGCCTGCGAAACAGTTCTCGCTGCCTAGTCCTTTTGATTATCAGCAGCAGGCGCGCCTTTGTGTTCCGCGCTATTTGCCAGAGCCCAATAGCCCCGGTTTAGCCGACAAACTGGTGCGCATGTTAGCGCCGTTGATTGAAGCGAACCAAGGGCGCTGTTTTTTCCTTTGTACCTCTCACAGTATGATGCGTGAACTGGGTGAACGCTTTCGCGAGGTACTCAGTTTGCCCGTGCTGCTGCAAGGGGAAATGAGTAAACAGAAAACGCTGGCAGAGTTTATGGAACTCGGTAACGCGCTGTTGGTGGCGACAGGCGCGTTTTGGGAAGGGATTGATGTTAGAGGTGACGCGTTAAGCTGTGTTATCATCGACAAACTTCCTTTTACATCACCTGATGACCCTTTGCTCAAAGCACGGATTGAAGATTGCCGCTTGCGGGGTGGAGAACCTTTTGAACAGGTCCAGTTGCCTGATGCCGTTATCACCTTGAAACAAGGGGTAGGACGTCTAATTCGCGATCAAAAAGACCGCGGCGCACTGATTATCTGTGATAACCGCTTGGTGACCCGTGAGTATGGTGGCGTCTTCCTCGCCAGTCTGCCTCCGATCCCAAGAACACGCGATCTGGACATCATTCAACAATTTCTAACAGAACAAACAGAGAACTAAATGAGCGCAAAAATTCTCGCTATCGACACAGCCACGGAAAACTGTTCTGTGGCGCTCCTAGTTGGTGAGCAGGTTTTCTCACGCAGCGAAGTGGCTCCGCGTGACCATACCAAAAAAGTGTTACCTATGGTGGACGAAGTGCTGCAAGAGGCAGGACTGACTTTGCATGATCTGGATGCGTTAGCATTCGGTCGAGGTCCGGGCAGTTTTACCGGCGTGCGAATTGGCATTGGTATTGCACAAGGTTTAGCGTTTGGTGCTGATTTACCCATGATTGGCATTTCGACACTGGCGGCGATGGCGCAGGGCAGCTATCGTCAAAATGGGGCGACTTATGTGGCGACGGCGATTGATGCACGAATGAACGAAGTGTACTGGGGACGTTACCAGCGCCAAGAAGATGGCCGTTGGCAAAATGTGGATGACGAGTGCGTTATTCCCCCTGCCGATTTGGTGGCTCAGTTAAGCTCCGATGCACAGACTTGGACGACAGCGGGAACAGGCTGGGATGCATACGCTGATGCGCTGGGCGCATTGACCATTTCAGTTGAAAAAGGCGACATCCTCTATCCGGATGCGCAAGATATTGTGGTGTTAGCCGGTCACGAATGGGCAGCGGGAAACACCGTCGCGGTTGAAGAGTCGAGCCCAGTGTATCTGCGTGATAACGTTGCGTGGAAGAAATTGCCTGGGCGAGAGTAGTTGCCCAACTCACTAAACAATGATGATGGAATGCGATGGCCTCAATTAATGGTTTACCTCCTGCGATTATTCCCGGTACGGGCCGGACCAATAAGAGCAGCCGTAAAAAGGTCAATAAAAGCCAACAACAAGTCGGACAACCTTCCAAGGTGGCCGATGCGGTAGCCCATTCCATCCGTCAAGTCTCTCAAGCGGATGTCGAGCGTGCCCAGTTGCAATACGACCTTCCGGAAGGGCGCGCACGCCGAGCCATGGAAGAGTACATGGATGTGATGAATCAAGCGCGTAGAGAGGAACTTGCCCAACTGGTGGGTGTCGATATCTACGTATAGCCCTGTATAGCGCTCTGGCTATGTGGATTGAAACGTTAAAGGTGAGTGTAAAGATGAAAAAAGAGTTCCGTTTACTGTTCACACTGGTTGCGCTCTTTACTGTCAGTGCCTGTAGTTCGCTACCTGAAGAGCTCAATGCGCGTAGTGAGTCTGTGTTGACCGATTACAAAACCTTTGCTGAGCAGCAAGGCCAAGCGACAGAGGAAGTTCGTCTTGGCGGCGTGATCGCCAAAGTCGATAACCTGTCAGACCAAACGCGAGTCGAACTGGTTAATCTGCCGATAAGCAAGCAAGGCAAGCCTGATATCGGTCAAGAGCCTCATGGCCGTTTTGTTGTCTACCTTCCGGGCTATCTTGAACCCGTTGCATTCAGTCAAGGCCGTCTAATGACGGTCGTTGGGCAAGCCGGCGGTGAAGAACAAGGTAAAATTGGTGATTATGATTACGTTTTCCCTGTGATCAAAGCTTATGGTCACCGACTCTGGACCATCGAAGAGCGAGTCCGAGTTTACGACACTTCCACTTATCTCTCTCCTTGTTACTCCATTTCTTGTCGCCAAGTGATTGATCTTCCTCGTGATGGGAAAATTATTAAAGAAGTCAAATAATGCGTGATTCCCGTTATAGGCTGGCGGACTCAAGTCTCGCGGCACTTGAGATTGGTGATGCAAAAACGGCTGATTTATCAGTCGTTTTTATTCATGGCTGGTTAGATAATGCCGCCAGTTTTCTCTCTGTTATGCAACATCTTCATTATTTGTGCCCTAAATTACATCTATGTGCGATCGATCTGCCAGGGCATGGGCATTCTGATCATAAATCACCGGGCAATTTTTACCCTTTTCACGATTACATTGATGATATTCATCAATTTTTGCACGTTTTGTCGCCAAACAGACTGCTGTTAGTCGGCCATTCTCTTGGTGCATTGATTGCAAGTTGCTATAGTGCCGCCTTTGCTGAACAGGTGGATGCACTGGTTCAGATAGAAGGTTACGGGCCTTTGGCTGAAGCCCCGCACAATGCGGTTCAAAGGCTCAGGCAAGGGGTGCTCAGCCGTAATCGTTTGCGCACCAAACCCACCCGTAATCTCGCCAGTTTTGACGAGGCACTACGCCTTCGCGTGATGGCAAATCAGCTTTCTCCAGATCTGTTACGGCCGATCGTCGAGCGCTCCGTGATTGAGCTGCGAGGCACTTGGCAGTGGCGGCATGATGCAAGATTGAAATGCGACTCGCTCTATCGCATGTCCTACAAACATGCTGAAACAATTTTAGAGCAGATTTCTTGTTTTCATCTGATCATATTAGGCGAAAATGGCTTTCGCGAGCTGAAGGATTTCAGTCAGTTAAATGTGAGCAATCCTGCAAAAGTCGCGACAGTTGCGGGCGGTCATCATTGTCATTTAGAGCAATCGCTCGAGGTGGCTCAGCGAATTCTTGGTGTAGTTAACA is part of the Vibrio cidicii genome and encodes:
- the tsaB gene encoding tRNA (adenosine(37)-N6)-threonylcarbamoyltransferase complex dimerization subunit type 1 TsaB, translated to MSAKILAIDTATENCSVALLVGEQVFSRSEVAPRDHTKKVLPMVDEVLQEAGLTLHDLDALAFGRGPGSFTGVRIGIGIAQGLAFGADLPMIGISTLAAMAQGSYRQNGATYVATAIDARMNEVYWGRYQRQEDGRWQNVDDECVIPPADLVAQLSSDAQTWTTAGTGWDAYADALGALTISVEKGDILYPDAQDIVVLAGHEWAAGNTVAVEESSPVYLRDNVAWKKLPGRE
- a CDS encoding alpha/beta hydrolase, which translates into the protein MRDSRYRLADSSLAALEIGDAKTADLSVVFIHGWLDNAASFLSVMQHLHYLCPKLHLCAIDLPGHGHSDHKSPGNFYPFHDYIDDIHQFLHVLSPNRLLLVGHSLGALIASCYSAAFAEQVDALVQIEGYGPLAEAPHNAVQRLRQGVLSRNRLRTKPTRNLASFDEALRLRVMANQLSPDLLRPIVERSVIELRGTWQWRHDARLKCDSLYRMSYKHAETILEQISCFHLIILGENGFRELKDFSQLNVSNPAKVATVAGGHHCHLEQSLEVAQRILGVVNKI
- a CDS encoding Slp family lipoprotein; translation: MKKEFRLLFTLVALFTVSACSSLPEELNARSESVLTDYKTFAEQQGQATEEVRLGGVIAKVDNLSDQTRVELVNLPISKQGKPDIGQEPHGRFVVYLPGYLEPVAFSQGRLMTVVGQAGGEEQGKIGDYDYVFPVIKAYGHRLWTIEERVRVYDTSTYLSPCYSISCRQVIDLPRDGKIIKEVK